AAAAAGATTTCTTTATGATGTTATTTCAAAAGGAAAAATAACTATTCTAAATGTAAATCCGACGAATTTAGAAGCAATAATTGATATTGAACAAAAGTATAATCTAGATTTTGATGATGCTTATCAATATGTTGTTGCAGAAGAATATGACCTCGCTATTGTTAGTTTTGATAAGAACTTTGATAACATGGGATATTGAATTAGGTGTAACTCCATTTACTCCAACAGGAACTCCTACTCAAACTGGTGTAACAAATCCATATACTTATGGTAGCTTATTACCAAATACAACTTATGATTGGTATGTTCGTTCTGATTGTGGTAGTGGAAGTTATAGTGATTGGGCAGGTCCAGGTTCATTTACAACTGATGATGGAAAAGCAACCAATCCTGACCCTGCAGATGGAGCAACAAATGTGGCTGCAACATATACAACACTTGATTGGGATGATGTTGCCGGTGCAGATAGCTATACAATAGATATTGGAACTACTACAGGTGGACATGAGTTAGTTGATGATGGTGCTTGCCCATCAAGTCAATATACTTATGGTTCAAATTGGACTTATGCACAGCATATCTACTGGACAGTAACGACTGTCTATACTGCTAAAGCAACTGTTGTTGGTGATGAATGGGATTTTACTGTTGAGCATGACCCATCTAAGCTATGGGAAAGCTTTGAAGGAACTACCTTCCCACCAGATGGCTGGACACAGAAAAATCTTGGGGATAACACAAGTGGTGTAACCTGGGCGAGAACTACATCCTATCATCATACTGGTTCTGCAAGTGCGTATTGTAACTTTGGATCTTCTGGTGAAGCCCAGGATGAATGGCTAATTACACCAAGGCTGGTAGTCAGCGCAGGTGATACTCTTTTCTCATTCTGGTATAAAACATATTCCAGTTTTGGTGCAACAGTAAAAGTGCGACTATCAACTACCAATACTGATACAGCATCATTTACACATACTCTAATGACATTAGGTGCTCAAAGTGCTTGGGATAAAAAAGAAGCAAACCTCACCAGCTATATTGGTAATAATGTGTATATTGCATTTCAGTATCTTGGTACTTATGATTGGTATGCTGCTATTGATGATGTTGAAGGTCCAACACTCTTTGTAGGTCCTCCTAGAGCACCATCTAATCCTTCACCAGCTGATAGTGCAACAGGTGTATCTAATACAGCAGATTTAAGCTGGACTAACGGATATCAAACTGAAAATATTGATTTGTATTTCTCTACTGACTCATCAAAGGTTTATAACAAAGATGCTACTGTGCGTGTTATTACAGGACAAAATGTTGAAACTTATGATCCTGGAACAACGGCTTATAGTACCAAGTATTTCTGGAAAGTTATATGTAAGAACAGTGCTAAGGCAGAAACTGATGGTCCTTTATGGAAATTTACAACAGAACAAGACCCGAACTATGGCTCTGGAACAGGCACACCTCTTTACTACTTTGCAAACAGTTTAGCAACTGGCGCACCTTCTCATCCAAGTTATAGCTGGATTGATATTTCTACAACTGGAACTGATGTAATTGGAACAGTTGATGGAGATTCCAAAGTTGGTGGACCATATAGTATTGGATTTGATTTTAATTTCTTCGGAACTAACTATAATCAATTCTGGATTG
This Candidatus Cloacimonadota bacterium DNA region includes the following protein-coding sequences:
- a CDS encoding PIN domain-containing protein, with protein sequence MYLIDSNIWLELLLKQEKSDDVADFLKNIQLEELNISDFTLYSIGIILSKLKEFDVLKRFLYDVISKGKITILNVNPTNLEAIIDIEQKYNLDFDDAYQYVVAEEYDLAIVSFDKNFDNMGY
- a CDS encoding choice-of-anchor J domain-containing protein — its product is MTSLLLVLIRTLITWDIELGVTPFTPTGTPTQTGVTNPYTYGSLLPNTTYDWYVRSDCGSGSYSDWAGPGSFTTDDGKATNPDPADGATNVAATYTTLDWDDVAGADSYTIDIGTTTGGHELVDDGACPSSQYTYGSNWTYAQHIYWTVTTVYTAKATVVGDEWDFTVEHDPSKLWESFEGTTFPPDGWTQKNLGDNTSGVTWARTTSYHHTGSASAYCNFGSSGEAQDEWLITPRLVVSAGDTLFSFWYKTYSSFGATVKVRLSTTNTDTASFTHTLMTLGAQSAWDKKEANLTSYIGNNVYIAFQYLGTYDWYAAIDDVEGPTLFVGPPRAPSNPSPADSATGVSNTADLSWTNGYQTENIDLYFSTDSSKVYNKDATVRVITGQNVETYDPGTTAYSTKYFWKVICKNSAKAETDGPLWKFTTEQDPNYGSGTGTPLYYFANSLATGAPSHPSYSWIDISTTGTDVIGTVDGDSKVGGPYSIGFDFNFFGTNYNQFWIAADGYICFSSITSSEMTNRHIPNTLGVGNIVALFWDDMNPGDTSVLDRHIYYGTYGGNMVITYLHLPEYNYSPDADGWITAQIILKPSGNVKLQYKEHGTSIDLNGATVGIENFAEDAGVEYHYNTDGGPIFSSPLAVEFGTDPNTLPVELISGSLTAEYAVNEYGSEYVVISWATASETDVQGFNIWRSEENDFSTAIQVNPEELISGTNTSTEHTYTYHDETIGYEELHAGDIYYYWLEVVDLGGTSSYSDAFEFVVPDNYEPPVPPELPLKIGLYQNCPNPFNPTFGKTKICFYLEEGTNANVEIKVYNIKGELVKTIWNRYTEFEKHPVPAVWDGCDENGRQQASGLYFYRMQVDGKDKEIKKLLLIK